The sequence gattggaagtcttttatctgctgcagccttcatccgccttcacagccattgtaacatacacattgttatcctccgcctgttctgcctttgaggacattcttggatcgttctttgtctggttcctctcccttgaccttaccgccatgggtgacgctgctgggagtacatgactcccaacggcatcgctcatagggttcattggaacacacaagccaactcaccactacaaggtgacaatccagcgaggggtaTCCCCTCACAGTGGCACTGGCACTCTTACATCATCGCTGCTGTGAAGTCCAATGTCCAGTGATTGACATAATCATGTCACTCATTATCATGGAACTTTGTGCTGTTCATTCTTCCTAAAAATGTGACCTAAAACTGGGCAGAGTACAGAGGAGAAGATGCAAATGTTATTTCTTTGAACTTTTTCATGAAAAAGTTTCTTGGATTAGAGATGTGCCAGATCAGGGCCTAGTCTAAAGGTGCACGAGGCAGCCGTCAGCAAGTTTTGGTCTGGTCAgttcttggatgggagactgcccagGTTGAGTACCATGATGGAACAAAGGTGAGACAgagatgtaataataaaaataataacaaaatgcaatataagtTATTTTTAATAACTTGAACTCAGgtctggaggtggggagatgaATTTGACACTATGCGGAATAGCCATGTAACTTGAGAATTCTTTTTATCCTTTCTTTTCAGGAAAACCTGTAATTtgccttgatttttctcttatacagCTCAATTGTCCACTGGGTTTAAACCTGAAAATATCTTAGAGTACAAAACACCTATGGAAATTCAGAAATTTGTGGAAGCAAACCTACGACCTATGTCAGGCACTGTAAGGTTAGCCTGTGCATCAGAAGTTGAAGGGATGATTGCTTTGGTCAAAGAAGTGTTTCCATTGCCAATAACTTGTGTTACAAAGGTACTGATGATGCCACATCCTGTTTGAGATTGATTTCAATAGTGTTGCATTTCCTGCATcggactcctgctgggaagaagggcgggatataaaccaattaatcaatcaatcaatcaaatgttTAAGGGCCTTTCCACATAATCatttatgtgtatatgtgtgtatgcaaTAAATTTGCATTAGTTCCCTCTTTGTTACACACTCTTCACATTTATTTCCCTAAAGGGTCGGCTATCCTGTTGCAAGGATATGCTATTTTCTaagcatcaaaaatacaatatttatttattttattttttaattaaatttatatcccacccttcctcccagtagggtaTTAGTGCATGTTACACAAAGCAGTTCTCTTCACTGCTTCTGGATCACTGTCATTTTGGAAATTGTTGtgttttttagtgtgtgtgtatgaatgtgagAGAATATTTTGAAGACCTAATACCACACAACTCTGTATAACAAGATACATCTACTcagatttcttattttaaaggggTGAACAGAAATGAAGCTGTCTTCCCCAGCAATGCCTGGACAGGCATATATGATATTTGATCCAAAATGCCTCAAATGTGTGTCAGGAAAGCCTTATCCGTATGGAAATCATAAACTTCCTCCACCCCCCTCTTAATGTAGAATTGGCATTGTCTGGTGTCTGAATCAGAATCTTAAGTGACTTGGGGCTGCTTCATCATAGTTAATCTCTGAAAAGCTGatacataaaataaacacatGCATTGACATTATGCAAGACAGTATAGTTTGTGcgtgcacgcgcgcacacacacacgttattCCTGTGGAGGAAAAAATATGAGTGAAGCAGTTGTTAGTTTTGCATCCCAGCACAATTTATTTTGCAAGAATGTGGTGGATGGGTTGTGTCCTGGGTGAGCATGATTTTCAAGAACTTGCTCCAAGTGGCATTTGTTAATTGCCTGCTCTGAGGTGGCAGAGGCTATGGATGGCCTGGGAGGCAGAGTGTCCAACCAGTGGTTGGGGTTGATACGAAGAACTAGAATTAAGGAAGATGACAGCCCAATATGAGAGGCACAGGGAGAGACAAGCAACCATTACAGGTATGGAGGTCAGGAGAGGCAAGAGGGCCAAATACAAAGCTTACAGGACCATGGACAGATCGCTGGGTGCAAGGAACATGTTCTGATGGAGTCCTAAGCTCCAAATGAAGCTATATATCCTTGAGGGCCCTGACTTCTCAGGTTCCACCCCTCCTCCATAAAGACTAGAGTGGGGTCTCCAGTTCCTGCTGCAGGATTGAGATCAGTGATGGGGcctcactgttctgctggggATATAGGTGAGACAGACTCAGCTGCCCCTCCTCTGTATCAGAGTCCTGGCTGCTGCTTGGGACCGGAGTCATGACATTAATGACCCATGGACACATGGTATAGCTTACTTTGCAGGAGGCATCCAAAGTAATTTGCCCGATAAACACATTCTCCACTTGTAAGCCAATAATGCAGGTGGAGCAGCTGATACGTGGATGGCCCAACTCTGCAGTGGGGCATTGAGCCTGGGTAGGTTCAAGTCAAGTACTTACCATCTTTCTCTTAATATCCTGTATCATAGGGTGGTTCATATATAAAAGGAACTGATGCACAAGATTGGTCTGATGTGGACATAGTTCTTTTTAGCAATGCCTTTCAAAGTTTAGAAGACTGCAAAACAAAAATTCCAGAAGTACTAGAAGAGTTAGGAAGAAGACTAATAAGCTCTTCATGGACCAACAGGTTTGAACTTAGATTTTGGTTCTACATTTCCTCCAATTATTGTATCTTGCTATACCACTGCTTAACAGTGCattcctaagcatgtctactcagaagtaaatcctattaaattcaatgcaTTTCAACCCAGGGAAGCGgggttagaactgcagccttaacaCTGTCCTTTCTTTTCTATTTAGGCTAATTTTGCAGAAAAGGACACCATTTTCCTTAAGATTCTGTTTTAAGTGTTATAAAGATCATCACAGCCATTTGTTTGACATCATGCCTTGTTCTGATATGCTTGGGTCTGCATTATCTGCAGGTAAGAGCTGGCTATACTTTTGAGGCTGATTTATCCTCTCCCTCTATCCTCTATTTCTGGAGTTCTACATTTATTGTCATTCAGACTGCAACCATATTTCCACTGGCTCATGATCTGTTGGATTTGGTTTTAGTTAAGATATGAAGATAACATAGGCCAAGGCAGTGTCATTAGCCttatctcttgtttggtgttAACAGGTTTAAAAGAAAGCTTTTACCGCAAGCTCTACCTCTGCAGTGACAATGATAAAATCCAGCTGTACACGATGGCCCTGTTGAAGTACCAAGTTGAATTTGTCAAAGCATCAACAGAGAGGGTGAAGGACCTCATATGTTTAATGAAGTACTGGTTCAAAACCTCATTTGCAAAACCAAGAGAGGAAAATAAGTAAGTTGCTAGTATTCAAATACACGTGAGCTAATTTCTTTTTTCAGCTTCAGATCATCATGTTTTCCCAAGGTACAATAGGGAACAATGCAATCTGTAGCTCTTTGTAACATTTCCAAATCCCTTCAGCCCTATGTGAGTGAGGGACACAAACAATTTTGCAAAAAGAGAGAGTATACATACCTGGGGCAAACGAATATGGAATATGTATGTTCTTGGCTACTTTTGGCTAATCTTTCCATACACTGCATGGATAGCAAATCAAATTGGAGGCCAAAGTTGGATTTTGCTGCTGACCTCTAGCAACTTTTTGATCTACAACTTTTGTTTTTGACTTTTTCTTGTGGCAGCTCATTCTATGCAGCTAAATGTGTGCTTTGTGTGTTTAGGTTTCGCAGGCTCCCCTCCTCCTATACTGTGGAACTCATCACTATCTATGTGTGGGAGCTGGCTGGGAAACCGATCTTTTTCAGCTTTATACAGGGAATGAGAGCTGTTCTAAAGCTTTTGGTTCAATATCAAGAAATCTGTATCGTATGGCACAA is a genomic window of Rhineura floridana isolate rRhiFlo1 chromosome 1, rRhiFlo1.hap2, whole genome shotgun sequence containing:
- the LOC133389165 gene encoding uncharacterized protein LOC133389165, producing MWGLKHKSYNCERCGHDFVSNTALRYHFQAKHLGRVHCEMCGEEVLRECLLHHAKADHEMLLTSKQKGCPSMTHKRESKFVAVETSTSCRMCPKQFGTVHAREHHEKQEHHFTGSKRAQLSTGFKPENILEYKTPMEIQKFVEANLRPMSGTVRLACASEVEGMIALVKEVFPLPITCVTKGGSYIKGTDAQDWSDVDIVLFSNAFQSLEDCKTKIPEVLEELGRRLISSSWTNRLILQKRTPFSLRFCFKCYKDHHSHLFDIMPCSDMLGSALSAGKSWLYF
- the LOC133390310 gene encoding 2'-5'-oligoadenylate synthase 1-like, which gives rise to MALLKYQVEFVKASTERVKDLICLMKYWFKTSFAKPREENKFRRLPSSYTVELITIYVWELAGKPIFFSFIQGMRAVLKLLVQYQEICIVWHKHYRPKFPIFQKVFLKQIRQKVEESNLKSSSQ